One Glandiceps talaboti chromosome 2, keGlaTala1.1, whole genome shotgun sequence genomic region harbors:
- the LOC144453481 gene encoding molecular chaperone MKKS-like — MDVNPGITVAPSQQSTISIQTLNDPEVLHSIQLFKNIMSSCYGPRGRIKIIQNNSGGTVTMTSMSAVLLESVSVSNPILQLVKSAVQSHLARFSDGGLFIALFTSALIEKCVQLDIPRTVCICINEFMLRQTIEYLESEECRCKIKMDFSDSNRMLNLVKGVIESKPACCLLPKEKSIISSLVLQAFLQSLAGEPKHSNHATIGTIQYVNIEGRPVTDSQLLPGVLFQAPYLPTYKCCVSELRHVSGGPMQGLVRVALYNISMSGDSDEFVEVQYESTSGMTSSDIVVQKMLNVVEDLVKQGIGLLACQKVIHPAVKKYCRQQKILTLDRLSLTHINAVQYVTGARLLSTLHTSVTESDFGYLTNVSHKVIFGKSFLHLESLASNVITLILCNRTEQSVQELKRVCENVDVILRHSLVNPVALLGAGITECCLINHLRKQMDILASPISKELYCRESHFVAVSTAFIECLQTIVRHVSHNINCIDAVDCCQYNPDYTHIEDTPVDCFTMKINAFKVVVEISNVVLQINNYIHDTK; from the exons ATGGATGTCAATCCTGGAATCACTGTGGCACCAAGTCAGCAATCAACAATTTCAATTCAAACTCTAAATGATCCAGAGGTTTTACACTCCATTCAGTtgtttaaaaacattatgtCTTCCTGTTATGGACCAAGAGGAAgaatcaaaataattcaaaataattcagGTGGTACAGTGACAATGACCTCTATGTCAGCTGTTCTACTTGAAAGTGTTTCAGTGTCAAATCCAATACTTCAACTTGTTAAAAGTGCAGTTCAAAGTCACCTAGCGAGATTCAGTGATGGTGGATTGTTCATTGCTCTGTTCACATCAGCATTAATAGAGAAATGTGTGCAGCTAGATATTCCAAGGacagtttgtatttgtattaatgAGTTTATGTTGAGACAAACCATAGAGTACCTTGAATCAGAAGAATGtagatgtaaaataaaaatggaCTTTTCTGATTCTAACAGAATGTTGAATTTAGTGAAAGGTGTTATCGAAAGTAAGCCTGCCTGTTGTCTTCTTCCAAAAGAGAAGAGCATAATAAGTAGTTTAGTTCTGCAGGCTTTTCTGCAGTCACTTGCAGGTGAACCCAAACATAGTAACCATGCAACCATTGGAACTATACAGTATGTCAACATAGAGGGCAGACCAGTGACAGACTCACAACTATTGCCTGGTGTCTTATTTCAAGCTCCGTACTTGCCAACATATAAATGCTGTGTATCTGAGTTGAGACACGTCAGTGGTGGACCAATGCAAGGTTTAGTGAGAGTTGCTTTGTATAATATTTCCATGTCTGGAGATAGTGATGAATTTGTAGAAGTGCAATATGAGTCAACAAGTGGTATGACGAGCAGTGATATTGTTGTACAGAAGATGCTAAATGTGGTTGAAGACCTAGTCAAGCAAGGGATAGGACTGCTAGCCTGTCAAAAGGTTATCCATCCAGCTGTCAAGAAATACTGTAGACAACAGAAGATACTGACATTGGATAGGCTATCACTGACTCACATCAATGCTGTACAGTATGTGACAG GTGCAAGGTTGTTGAGCACTCTGCATACATCTGTCACCGAGTCCGACTTTGGTTATTTAACCAATGTCAGCCATAAAGTGATATTTGGGAAAAGTTTCCTGCATTTGGAGTCACTTGCCAGTAATGTCATAACCTTGATACTCTGTAATAGAACTGAGCAGTCTGTACAGGAACTAAAG AGAGTGTGTGAAAATGTTGATGTTATTTTAAGACATTCTCTAGTAAACCCTGTTGCTTTACTAGGTGCTGGCATCACTGAATGTTGTTTAATTAACCATCTCAGAAAACAG ATGGATATACTGGCATCTCCTATCAGTAAGGAATTATATTGCAGAGAGAGTCACTTCGTAGCTGTGTCCACTGCATTTATTGAATGCCTGCAAACCATAGTAAGACATGTATCACACAACATAAACTGTATAGATGCTGTCGATTGCTGTCAATATAACCCAGACTATACTCATATAGAAGACACACCTGTGGACTGCTTCACAATGAAGATAAATGCATTCAAGGTTGTGGTAGAAATTTCCAATGTTGTATTACAGATTAATAattacatacatgatacaaagTGA